ATGATAAGAGTAAAACAAACCTTTGAATAATTGAAAAAGggaaaattttaaactttgtctcaaaataaattgattaaaaagaaagatagatgaaaataataaacatcTAAATCTTGGCTTTAATGACATTAATGATGTTACTGTTCTCAAACTCGAGAGTAGTGATCATCAAGGATTTTAAcgataatttatatttatgatctaaattaaaatcagTTGCTTTATCAACTCAACCaaacattattttatataattttgtaacTAATCTGAATCAAACATTTGACATTAGTATAGGAGAAAATCATTTGGTGCCTATTTTAGATGGACCAATTCTTATGTTTGGTTGGGAGGAAGGAAAAATTTGAGGGGAACGATAAAGAGGAAAACCACTTTTTCATTGTTTGGTTGGAGAGAAAATTTAGAGATGAAAGAAGTACTTTCTTCATCCATTCCTCTGTTGggcccaaaagaaaaaaaagttctcccaatttttcttttaacaaactaaaaagaaaatcaattggAATCAGTTCTAAAAAGAAccacaaaagaagaaggaataTTTCAGAGTGGCAGAATTTACCCAATCAGCACATTTGTTACAAAACATGagagcaaaaataaaatcactaTAAGTTACAGCATGGATCCATCCTATGTAGTAAATTTCCCAAGGGCGGTTGCTACTGGGGCCCTTAAAATTGAAAGGATTGGAGGCGAGGGGCTGATACCTCTTATTATCTTTACTTGACTTAATTGTCAATGTATTATGAAAATTTGAGATTCCCAGTCCTTCTTCCAATCATTTATTACCAAAAAAATGGACAGTACTAAATAATCTATCATTTTATTGTACTTTCCTTCTTTCATCCCTCCACTTTTCCACTTTCTTTCTGATGGATTCCTTAGTGCAGGACaacctaaaattagtttttggGTATAGATATTTTCAGCATACCTTACAATCATTGAGCTTATTATGCATTTTctagttacaaaatggatctTAGGCCTGCAAAACTACCTGCTGATATAATAACTGAGATTGATTTGATCCTCCTCAACTTCCAATGGttgagtttttttattattgaattattgAACCAAACCAATTTTTCTTGaagacgaagaagaagaagaagccatGTTATTGTTGAAGAGCTAACCACGTAATAGACCAGAACAAGTAGCTGCTGACCAATATAAAATGGGTTAAAAGTTAGGCGTAGTGTAGTTATCTTTTTATGTTTACTCTAAAAACAACATCTCCTAAGAGAAGTCTCTggttcataaatattttcatcatCCGACTTAAACTTtgaatatgtaaaataaaagaataatacatataaattatacatGCAATTTAATGTGATgatactatatatttttattaatgtttaaTAGATTGATTtatctatttctttcattgttaACCATAACaatctcaatttttaaaacattaacAACAACataacaatatttttcttcattaaattataaatattttgactttatttttatttattttaaaatatgtgtattctaataatattttatattttactttctaattaatttttattaataaaataaaaaaataagaaaataaaaagtgacttttaagaattagaaattataataaaactatttaatgatatatatatatttaaattattttaaaaaaaaaataaattaagaattataataaaagaggAGTATAATTTAAGAGTTTGTTGAGAAACTCTTAAATCATACTCTTCTTTTATTACGGGAAgtagacaaaaaaaaaattaattattttacgaaattttttattttttattttttaaaattattttaaaagtcaagAGAAAATGacttttaaaagtattttattattttttaagagttaactttctttttttacttatttatattaataaaaaaaagtgaataaaaaatattgttaaaacacaactattttaaaataaattaatgaaaaaggcatacaaaattttattgttagaAATGCTTTAGTGAAACAGAAGCAGCATTGCGGAATAACGTAATGCCTACTCGTGAAACAATCGCCAACAAGTAGAACCACTCCACCGGTTCCCTAAGACCAATCAtatcttctctctctctctctctctctctctctctctaataATTTGCAGTGTCTTACACGTctctttgttttcttcaaaTTAACTTTCATTTTCCAAGATTACGCagataaaatagaaaactgTATAAACAtaattgttaaattattttattattaataattattttttcgactcaatttgatattttctGTCTacttcaatatttaattacctTTTCGTTTCTAATTACTAATTCAATGAATgattatcaaaaatatttattttatttattttattattttgaaaaaagtaaaaatatttattaaaaaataaaaatcattcaaTCCATATGAACTGAAAgtaaattatgtgtttaaaATAGGGAAAGAtatcttttattgattaaaaaaaatgtcatATTTTTACTTTAGAATCGTAACTTTCTATAaggaaatcaaattaaaaaaggtgataaaaaattaataataatagctaAAAAATCTACATCTCTAATTCAGCTGCAGACTATCAAATTCGCACATTATTATTAGGCTAATAGGTGACACGAACCTGAGTGGTTAGATCATGGAAGCCTGGTTGGTGCATGTGCAgtgtatatataaaaggaaGGGTCTTTGAATCTTGAGCCCCTCATTCTTCGGCGAAATAcctttctctcttcttcctcttcttcttcttctgcatCTTTCTTTTACAAGAGGACTGCAAGGTAAAGATTTGATCTTCTGGATCCGCTCTTACTCTTTGATCTTTTATTGCTTGTTTGTGCATGTTCTGGCTCATGGGCATTTTTGTTTTGGTGTTTGGTGATATGGGTTGTGTTTGTATTCGGTAGTTGGCATCTTGAGAGTTTATGGTACAATTTCACTTGGAATAAACAGATCTGTATTTGTATGCATATCCATCATATTTGTTTGTTGTGGATCTAGTAGCTGAATTTGCTAAATTCTAGTTCTTTTCAGTACCACCAGAGCTTTTTGGAACACGACTAAGTAAGCACATTACAGTTAATTGGTGTTTGGTGATATGGTTTGTGTTTGTATTCAGTAGCTGGCTTCTTGAAAGTTTAGGTTCGGGTGTGGTAAAATTTCATCTGGAATAAACAGATCTATAGTTGTTACTTTGTTTGCATATCCATCATGTTTGCTTGTTGTGGATCTAGTAGCTGAATTTGCTAAATTCTGGTTCTTTTCAATATCGCCAAAATTTTGGGGTTGTGGAACTAGTTTAGATAAGCACATTACAATTGGAATTGCATAGATTTTTTCAAAACTTCAGTTGCTTTAATTATCAAACTGGGATCTGTCATTTTTAGGCAACGGAGTCTATAGATCTAAAGTTTTGATCGCTATTTCTCTCCAGAAGTActtattagtattatatttttgtgtcTTTGATTAGAATTCTTTTTGAGTATTTGTATGGTCTACGTTGTTCAGCACTACTTTATTGAATCTCATAGTGCAAAATCCTAGTATAGAGTAAGAATTTGTCATTGAAGATCTATTCGCTTTCTGTAGTCGGGTAGATTGATGCTTGCTTTCAGGGTTTGGTGTTTAACAAGTTTCTATCTCATTATATCATACCTCTCAAAATAAACATGCTCTGAGCTTGATGTTTTTGGTTCTTGTTTTAGGCGATCCATTTTATAGCATATAAAAATGGTGAAGATTTGTTGTATTGGAGCTGGCTATGTTGGTGGCCCTACCATGGCTGTGATTGCACTAAAGTGTCCAGAAATTGAAGTAGCTGTAGTTGACATTTCTGTGGTACGAATCAATGCCTGGAATAGTGACCAACTCCCCATTTATGAGCCAGGCCTTGATGATGTGGTGAAGGAGCGACGAGGAAAAAACCTTTTCTTTAGCACTGATGTTGAGAAGCATGTTTCGGAGGCTGATATCGTCTTTGTATCAGTTAACACCCCAACCAAAACCCAAGGTCTCGGAGCTGGTAAAGCAGCTGACTTGACTTATTGGGAGAGTGCTGCTAGAATGATTGCAGATGTGTCAAAATCGGACAAAATTGTTGTCGAGAAATCAACAGTTCCTGTGAAAACAGCTGAGGCAATTGAAAAGATTTTGATGCACAACAGCAAAGGTATCAACTTTCAGATTCTCTCTAACCCGGAGTTCCTTGCTGAGGGAACTGCCATCGAAGACCTTTTCAAGCCAGACCGTGTTCTTATTGGTGGTAGGGAGACTCCAGAAGGACAAAAAGCAATTCAAGCACTGAAAGACGTTTATGCCCATTGGGTCCCTGTGGAACAGATCATATGCACCAATCTCTGGTCTGCCGAGCTCTCGAAACTCGCTGCAAATGCCTTTTTGGCACAAAGGATTTCCTCTGTGAATGCTATGTCAGCTCTGTGTGAGGCCACCGGTGCAGATGTAACCCAAGTGTCACATGCTGTTGGTAAGGACACAAGAATCGGGCCTAAGTTCTTGAATGCCAGCGTAGGATTTGGTGGATCTTGTTTCCAGAAAGATATCTTGAACTTGgtctatatttgtgagtgcaATGGCCTTCCTGAGGTTGCAAATTACTGGAAACAGGTTATTAAGGTGAATGACTACCAAAAGAATCGTTTCGTGAATCGGGTGGTTTCTTCTATGTTTAACACAGTTTCAGGTAAGAAAATTGCAATTTTGGGATTTGCTTTTAAGAAAGACACAGGTGATACGAGGGAGACCCCAGCTATTGATGTTTGTAACGGCTTGTTGGGTGACAAAGCACAATTGAGCATCTATGACCCACAGGTTTCGCATGACCAGATTCAGAGGGATCTCTCTATGAAGAAATTTGATTGGGATCATCCCATTCATCTCCAGCCAATGAGCCCGTCAACAGTCAAGCAAGTTAGTCATGCTTGGGATCCTTATGAGGCAACAAAAGGTGCTCACGGTATCTGCATCTTGACCGAGTGGGATGAGTTCAAATCTCTTGATTATCAGAAGATTTATGATAACATGCAGAAGCCTGCATTTGTATTTGATGGGCGAAATGTCGTGGATGCTGATAAACTGAGGAGGATCGGGTTTATTGTTTATGCCATTGGTAAGCCACTTGATCCATGGCTGAAGGACATGCCTGCTATTGCATAAATTCCTAACTGCACGACATGAAATGGCTCGTGACCAGTTGTCTTGTATAAgtttttatggttttttttttttcccgaTCTTTGGTCTTTAGCTTATGCTGTTATTTTGCAATTCAgttgattattattttgtaaggAATCCGATAACACAATCATGTTCGGATCCTCTTGATTAGGAGCAGATCTGAGTGTGATGTTCTTTTTGGTTTTATGTAATAAAAGCAGAAACTTGAGAAATTATACTACCCAGTGTCTATATGTTTTGCTTAGTGTTGTGATGGGTATGGGAAAATTCGAAACAGGCAGTGGGAATTGTGATACAATATAAGAGGATGAGGATCAGATGATACTATTTCTAAAGAGCTGAAATCTATTTCtgctcttttaattttcagtaAATCAACCAAATTACTGACATGTATTTAGAAAGGATAAGAAGACGGTCGAGTAATGGTAATCTGTTTTTAATGTGTTTCTATTCATATCTCGTATGGaattgaaaaatcaaattgaatcaAATCAACACTACTTAACGGTAAGAagagagaaattaaaaaaaaaaaaaaaaaagaattatttgtttttatatatattaggaAGGGTGTATCTCGACATACTTTGTGAGAGACCTGGCTAATAAGACGGGAGGAACAAGTTACCGGTAACTTAGTCTGATATGTGTTTGGATGATGGTTAGATTATGTTGCTTTTGTACTTGTGACCCGCGTCGTCACCCAGAAAGATACTGTTAATAAATCACCATCCAAATTTACTTTTCGTTAAAATGCCTCAGCTAAGGAAGCTTGAGCCAGAGTGAGAGAATGCTAGTTCTTGAGTAGGAGCATCTTTTGCTAGAAGTAAAACAGAAAATACCATCTACTTTGACCCACTTAAGAGAAGATGGAGACTAAATTAGTAATGCACAGGAACATCGAGGGTGCAGTTATTGTGGTGGGCTTCTGACACCGTAAGAGTGAGCAACTGCTCCAAGTTGGTGAGACTCAGAGATCCCAGCAATTTTTCAACTGCAGCAGCAGGaggtattaattttatttcgtTTCTATGGCAGAAATTGAACGTAGGAATGCCTTTCTTTCTTACCCTGCCCCAAGTATGACTCCAGCATCTTGATTTCTATAGGAGACAAAAAAAACCTTCAATTTTGAGAGCCGATTGATTGTTTTGCAAGCTATCGGCAGAGTTTATTTAGTTTCGTTATGCAGTTGTGGACTTGTATAGTGTTGGATTGTGCTTTGCTGAGCATTACTGCTGCTGCAATCCCTGATATCAGTTTACtgtgtgagagagagaggtaTGTATATGATAAATTCACATTGCTTTACAGGAATTGGTTACAGATTATTGAGATGAATTGGGGTAAGGCTCCGAATGAAGGTCAGTATTGAAGCATTCTTATGATTCTAAATTAACTACAAATCTAAACATTGTAATTTGAAATCTTAGATCCGCCCCGCCAATGTCAGTATTTGTTTATGTGAAATTGTTCACCAACcatagttttctttctttctctaccACTACAGCTTGTTCATGTGatcctttctttttaatttgttatgtCCTCCATTTTGGATAGAGAGTGGGTCTGTgtttctttctaattttagtttttttgcAGGATTTAAACATCATTCTTCTATCACACCAATCATAAGGCAGCTTATGTAATTTCCCAAATATAGTGGCCATCTCCATTCATCATAACTCTATgcattgatttttaatatttttatattctgaaatttttttaaaatggatGGAATGCAGAGGTAATTACAATTATCTATAAGATTTACCCTATTCTACACTTTCatccttatatttataaaagcgTTCGCAGTCTATATAGGTATTTATTAGTAGAGtgtgaaatttaaaaaaaaaaaaaaaaaaaaaagaagagaaagagacaGTACGGTGGATTTGTTCATTAACTTCTTATTCtatttagtaaattaagtGGCAATATTTCATactataaaatactttaatgTTTGATAGAAATAACGTTTTAAATGTTGTATATTTGGACTAACaattaactaataagaaagctattttattgaatgaataaatatgaagtattatttttctaaaaaaacattaaaaaaatgcaaaataaaccttaagagatatatttataatttttccttaattaCCCTTTAAGGCCCTAATTCTCTTTCAGACACTCCCTTTAAACTACTAGCATAGCAAATTCAGATTATATTCCATGAGTATGCACTTTCTCGATGAATCAAGAAGCGATCCAATTGATCTTTTTATTTgcaagaattaaaaaagatatcgaatttaatttttttatttttattattaccaTCCACTAGCTATTAAATAGCTCATTAACATTCAATGAATTAAAAGGAGAGGAGGTACTTGGTTTGTTCTTATGTTCAAAGTCAATGCTGGCAGTGATGTTGAGATTTTCATTTGAGTAAAAGTTTATCATTTTGGGCAACAGccatttaaaaatagagaaaagaagcCATTTGCCAACTACAATATGACCAATTAATTCCCAATAAATTGACAAAGTTCCAAATGCTGCTGTTTATCAAGCGGGTTTTACTTCAATTCAAGGATCTTCctccctttttctctttcttaatCAACTTCACCCTCCAACTCCTTACTATTACTCTAAATTTTAAGGGTGGGACTAAAATCCACCTTTTAacctttttctattattttcacttaaaatttatcctttttaatattttttaag
The Ricinus communis isolate WT05 ecotype wild-type chromosome 1, ASM1957865v1, whole genome shotgun sequence DNA segment above includes these coding regions:
- the LOC8289131 gene encoding UDP-glucose 6-dehydrogenase 4 → MVKICCIGAGYVGGPTMAVIALKCPEIEVAVVDISVVRINAWNSDQLPIYEPGLDDVVKERRGKNLFFSTDVEKHVSEADIVFVSVNTPTKTQGLGAGKAADLTYWESAARMIADVSKSDKIVVEKSTVPVKTAEAIEKILMHNSKGINFQILSNPEFLAEGTAIEDLFKPDRVLIGGRETPEGQKAIQALKDVYAHWVPVEQIICTNLWSAELSKLAANAFLAQRISSVNAMSALCEATGADVTQVSHAVGKDTRIGPKFLNASVGFGGSCFQKDILNLVYICECNGLPEVANYWKQVIKVNDYQKNRFVNRVVSSMFNTVSGKKIAILGFAFKKDTGDTRETPAIDVCNGLLGDKAQLSIYDPQVSHDQIQRDLSMKKFDWDHPIHLQPMSPSTVKQVSHAWDPYEATKGAHGICILTEWDEFKSLDYQKIYDNMQKPAFVFDGRNVVDADKLRRIGFIVYAIGKPLDPWLKDMPAIA